From a region of the Georgenia yuyongxinii genome:
- a CDS encoding exodeoxyribonuclease III, with protein MRLATWNVNSIRTRVDRVLAFLESSGTDVLAMQETKCRDDQFPALAFEAAGYEVAHHGLSQWNGVAVASRVGLEEIEIGFPGMPTWGEPAAAEARAIGVTCDGVRVWSLYVPNGRTLEDPHYRYKLEWLAALRAAAGGWLAADPDAEVALVGDWNIAPLDTDVWDMSVFEGATHVSEPERAAFRALEDAGFAEVTRTFVPQQYTYWDYQRLRFPRNEGMRIDFVHASPELAAHVVGATIHRDERKGKAPSDHVPVVIDID; from the coding sequence ATGAGGCTGGCGACGTGGAACGTGAACTCGATCCGCACCCGGGTGGACCGGGTCCTGGCGTTCCTGGAGAGCTCCGGCACGGACGTGCTGGCGATGCAGGAGACCAAGTGCCGCGACGACCAGTTTCCGGCGCTGGCGTTCGAGGCCGCCGGCTACGAGGTGGCCCACCACGGGCTGAGCCAGTGGAACGGTGTCGCGGTGGCCTCCCGGGTGGGGCTCGAAGAGATCGAGATCGGCTTCCCCGGCATGCCCACGTGGGGTGAGCCGGCCGCGGCGGAGGCGCGGGCCATCGGCGTCACCTGCGACGGCGTGCGGGTGTGGAGCCTGTACGTGCCCAACGGCCGCACGCTCGAGGACCCGCACTACCGCTACAAGCTGGAGTGGCTCGCCGCCCTGCGGGCGGCCGCCGGCGGCTGGCTGGCGGCGGACCCGGACGCGGAGGTGGCCCTAGTGGGCGACTGGAACATCGCCCCGTTGGACACGGACGTGTGGGACATGTCGGTGTTCGAAGGGGCCACGCACGTCTCGGAGCCGGAGCGGGCGGCGTTCCGCGCCCTGGAGGACGCCGGCTTCGCGGAGGTGACCCGCACCTTCGTGCCCCAGCAGTACACGTACTGGGACTACCAGCGCCTGCGCTTCCCCCGCAACGAGGGCATGCGCATCGACTTCGTCCACGCCTCCCCCGAGCTCGCCGCGCACGTCGTTGGCGCGACGATCCACCGGGACGAGCGCAAGGGCAAGGCACCCAGCGACCACGTCCCGGTGGTCATCGACATCGACTGA
- a CDS encoding ScyD/ScyE family protein — MRRTRLSLAAAGAACAVVALGAAPALGHGGGSEENPEVVVSGLDGPRGLALGWHGDLYVAQAGRGGDGPCIAGPEGPTCLGDTGKISRVDVRRGKVHDVVTGLPSLAAEDGSAAIGPSDVAFDRHGKLHATVGLGNNPELLADLLADGADEDLVEQLASVNRVRHGELHEYADIADFELDKNPEDSDLDTNPHSLTFTRKLTVVADAGGNSLLGVRPDGKIVTLATFPQEAEVDNPLAPGTKIAPDPVPNAVVKGPDGALYVGQLTGFPFVTGTATVWRIVPGEKPTVYADGFTNVIDLAFTEDGNLLVLEIAQNGLASDDTTGALFEVNRKHTDDHKLLTDDLTLPGGLAVHKDTVYISNQTIVPGQGEILRFELD; from the coding sequence ATGCGTCGAACCCGTCTCTCCCTCGCCGCCGCAGGGGCGGCCTGTGCCGTCGTCGCCCTGGGGGCGGCGCCCGCCCTGGGCCACGGTGGCGGCAGTGAGGAGAACCCCGAGGTGGTCGTCAGCGGACTGGACGGGCCGCGCGGCCTGGCGCTGGGCTGGCACGGGGACCTCTACGTCGCGCAGGCCGGCCGGGGCGGTGACGGACCCTGTATCGCGGGGCCCGAGGGGCCCACGTGCTTGGGCGACACGGGCAAGATCTCACGGGTCGATGTCCGGCGGGGGAAGGTCCACGACGTCGTCACCGGGCTCCCCTCGCTCGCCGCCGAGGACGGCTCAGCCGCCATCGGCCCGTCGGACGTCGCCTTCGACCGACACGGCAAGCTGCACGCCACGGTCGGCCTCGGCAACAACCCCGAACTGCTGGCCGACCTCCTGGCCGACGGGGCGGACGAGGACCTCGTCGAGCAGCTCGCCTCGGTCAACCGGGTCCGCCACGGCGAGCTGCACGAGTACGCCGACATCGCCGACTTCGAGCTCGACAAGAACCCCGAGGACAGCGACCTCGACACCAACCCTCACTCGTTGACGTTCACCCGCAAGCTCACCGTGGTCGCCGACGCCGGTGGCAACTCGCTGCTCGGCGTGCGGCCCGACGGCAAGATCGTCACCCTCGCCACCTTCCCGCAGGAGGCCGAGGTGGACAACCCGCTCGCCCCGGGCACCAAGATCGCGCCGGACCCGGTGCCCAACGCAGTCGTCAAGGGCCCGGACGGCGCCCTCTACGTCGGCCAGCTCACTGGCTTCCCGTTCGTCACCGGCACGGCAACCGTCTGGCGGATCGTGCCAGGTGAGAAGCCGACCGTGTATGCCGACGGCTTCACGAACGTCATCGACCTCGCGTTCACCGAGGACGGCAACCTCCTCGTGCTGGAGATCGCCCAAAACGGTCTCGCCTCGGACGACACGACCGGCGCCCTCTTCGAGGTCAACCGCAAGCACACCGACGACCACAAGCTGCTCACCGACGACCTGACTCTGCCGGGCGGGCTGGCCGTCCACAAGGACACCGTGTACATCTCCAACCAGACGATCGTCCCGGGCCAGGGCGAGATCCTGCGGTTCGAGCTCGACTGA
- a CDS encoding LURP-one-related/scramblase family protein, translating into MTTLPVHHVPQFFVRQHLTMMVNRYEVLAANPDGAEGPLLAFAEQKRMAMKEHVTFYTDRDKQRPVFSFKARKVIDPSSGYDVWDAAGQPIGFFRKDFKASLVRSTWHVSGSGLEARGTERNRGVAVLRRVWDFIPVLGETWVPFLFHFDFTDNATGQTVMSSQKHVAVRDRYTITVPDPRLDFRLAVSIAVALDALQSR; encoded by the coding sequence ATGACGACGCTGCCCGTGCACCACGTTCCCCAGTTCTTCGTCCGGCAGCACCTCACCATGATGGTGAACCGGTACGAGGTGCTCGCGGCCAACCCTGACGGTGCGGAGGGCCCGCTGCTGGCGTTCGCGGAGCAGAAGCGCATGGCCATGAAGGAGCACGTCACCTTCTACACCGACCGGGACAAGCAGCGGCCGGTGTTCTCCTTCAAGGCCCGCAAGGTGATCGACCCTAGCTCCGGCTACGACGTCTGGGACGCTGCCGGGCAGCCGATCGGCTTCTTCCGCAAGGACTTCAAGGCGAGCTTGGTCCGCTCCACCTGGCACGTGTCCGGGTCGGGCCTGGAGGCCCGCGGCACGGAGCGGAACCGGGGCGTGGCCGTCCTGCGGCGGGTGTGGGACTTCATCCCGGTCCTGGGGGAGACCTGGGTGCCGTTCCTCTTCCACTTCGACTTCACCGACAACGCCACGGGCCAGACCGTGATGAGCTCCCAGAAGCACGTGGCGGTGCGGGACCGGTACACGATCACCGTGCCCGACCCACGGCTGGACTTCCGCCTGGCCGTCTCGATCGCCGTCGCGCTCGACGCCCTGCAGAGCCGCTGA